One part of the Alosa alosa isolate M-15738 ecotype Scorff River chromosome 4, AALO_Geno_1.1, whole genome shotgun sequence genome encodes these proteins:
- the ngfa gene encoding neurotrophin-7 — translation MRSLTLVLLLLNSVQAALNMGEDAPTPPMHHPHHTHHQQQQQQRHTTAQQSHSQSHSHSNSNSHSKHGGGGQHRSPDSRPELIPTVDPKLFNKRRYHSPRVLFSDVVPPDSKSVRLAAGMGQGRGQGLGWDQDPRVRRGATEQIMHRGEYSVCDSMNHWVSNKTRATDMAGNEVTVLPDVRINNQVKKQLFYETSCRFASTRPSGGGGKGGAGGGKGKGGKGNQGRVRTGSGGCRGIDTRFWNSYCTNTHTFVRALTLYQNQITWRYIRINAACVCVISRTSWKG, via the coding sequence ATGAGGTCGTTGACGCTGGTCCTGCTCCTCCTGAACAGCGTCCAGGCTGCACTGAACATGGGAGAGGACGCCCCGACGCCGCCGATGCATCAcccgcaccacacacaccaccaacagcagcagcagcaacgccACACGACAGCCCAGCAGTCGCACTCGCAGTCCCACTCCCACTCAAACTCAAACTCCCACTCAAAGCACGGTGGTGGCGGCCAGCACCGCTCCCCAGACTCCAGGCCTGAACTCATCCCCACAGTGGACCCTAAACTGTTCAACAAGCGCCGCTACCACTCGCCCCGCGTGCTGTTCAGCGACGTGGTGCCGCCGGACAGCAAGTCAGTCAGGCTGGCCGCCGGCATGGGCCAGGGGCGGGGGCAAGGGCTGGGGTGGGACCAGGACCCCCGCGTGCGACGGGGGGCCACCGAGCAAATCATGCACCGCGGCGAGTACTCGGTGTGTGACAGCATGAACCACTGGGTGAGCAATAAGACCCGCGCCACGGACATGGCGGGCAACGAGGTGACGGTGCTGCCAGACGTGCGCATCAACAACCAGGTGAAGAAGCAGCTCTTTTATGAGACATCGTGCCGCTTCGCCAGCACCCGGCCCAGCGGGGGTGGGGGAaagggaggagcaggagggggcAAGGGCAAAGGGGGTAAGGGCAACCAAGGCAGGGTCAGGACAGGTTCCGGGGGCTGCCGGGGTATCGACACCCGCTTCTGGAACTCCTACTGCACCAACACGCACACCTTCGTGCGGGCACTCACCCTCTATCAGAACCAGATCACCTGGCGGTACATACGCATCAACGCAGCCTGCGTGTGCGTCATCAGCCGCACAtcgtggaagggctga